One genomic window of Ilyobacter polytropus DSM 2926 includes the following:
- the pfkB gene encoding 1-phosphofructokinase, which translates to MIYTLTLNPSLDYIIQLKSFQEGKVNLSESEHKLPGGKGINVSQVLKNLGHESVALGFLGGFTGDFIHKELLKKDIKCDFIQLKEDTRINVKMKNKNVETEINGNSPKIGEDKKEELFKQLEKLEKGDILVMAGSVPLSFESDIYEKILAALPEGVKVILDTKGKALESAVKAKPYLIKPNHHELEELFDVKIQNKNELIEYGQKLQKMGAKNVAISMAGDGAFLITEDAVYFGNVPKGVVINSVGAGDSMVGGFTAGIAEGLSIGDCFSRGIAAGSASAFSKNLCTLSEVENLINEIKIEKIN; encoded by the coding sequence ATGATATATACCCTTACTCTCAACCCATCTTTAGATTATATAATCCAATTAAAATCCTTTCAGGAGGGAAAAGTAAACTTAAGTGAAAGTGAACACAAACTTCCAGGCGGAAAAGGAATAAACGTTAGCCAAGTTTTAAAAAACTTGGGGCACGAGTCTGTCGCCCTTGGATTTTTAGGAGGATTTACAGGAGATTTTATACACAAAGAACTTCTGAAAAAAGATATAAAATGTGATTTTATACAGTTAAAAGAGGATACCCGTATAAACGTAAAAATGAAAAACAAAAATGTAGAAACTGAGATAAACGGGAATTCCCCTAAAATAGGCGAGGATAAAAAAGAAGAGCTTTTTAAACAGCTAGAAAAACTGGAAAAAGGCGATATCCTAGTAATGGCAGGAAGTGTTCCTTTGTCTTTTGAAAGTGATATCTATGAGAAAATCCTGGCAGCTCTCCCAGAAGGCGTAAAAGTAATACTGGATACAAAGGGTAAAGCTTTGGAATCTGCAGTTAAAGCAAAACCATATTTAATAAAACCAAATCACCATGAGCTCGAAGAACTTTTTGATGTAAAAATACAAAATAAAAATGAGCTAATAGAGTACGGACAAAAACTCCAGAAAATGGGGGCAAAAAATGTGGCTATCTCCATGGCTGGTGACGGTGCCTTCCTTATTACTGAAGATGCAGTTTACTTTGGGAATGTCCCAAAGGGAGTAGTTATAAATTCTGTAGGTGCCGGGGACTCCATGGTGGGAGGATTTACTGCCGGGATAGCAGAGGGCTTAAGTATAGGGGATTGTTTTAGCAGAGGGATAGCAGCTGGAAGTGCTTCAGCCTTTTCAAAAAATTTATGCACTCTTTCAGAAGTAGAAAATTTAATAAATGAGATAAAAATAGAAAAAATAAACTAG
- a CDS encoding DeoR/GlpR family DNA-binding transcription regulator has translation MLSQERYDIILNLLKNKEIVKMKEIVDTLNISESTIRRDLSYLEKNGLLKRVHGGATLPENSYEADFDTKNIQNKFEKDKIGESASKIVLDGECIFIDAGTTTERIIKYLHGKNVTVVTNGVTHIPELMKYNIRAYLTGGKIKNNTGALVGVETVESLRKYNFNKCFIGVNGITLKTGYTTPDIEEAEIKREVIKQSQKSYILADFNKFGKTSFVSFAQLKECTIITDKLPPEEYRKKTKIKEC, from the coding sequence ATGTTAAGTCAAGAAAGGTATGACATAATATTAAATCTTTTAAAAAATAAAGAGATTGTAAAAATGAAAGAGATCGTTGACACTTTAAATATTTCAGAATCAACGATCAGACGTGATTTAAGTTATTTAGAAAAAAACGGACTTCTTAAAAGAGTCCACGGTGGAGCTACCTTACCTGAAAATTCTTATGAAGCTGATTTCGACACTAAAAATATACAAAATAAATTTGAGAAGGATAAAATAGGTGAATCTGCTTCTAAAATCGTTTTAGATGGTGAATGCATCTTTATCGATGCAGGAACAACCACAGAAAGAATCATAAAATACCTCCATGGTAAAAATGTCACTGTGGTAACAAATGGTGTCACCCATATACCTGAGCTCATGAAATACAATATAAGAGCTTATCTAACAGGTGGAAAAATAAAAAATAATACAGGGGCTCTCGTAGGAGTAGAAACCGTCGAATCCCTGAGAAAATACAACTTCAACAAATGTTTTATAGGGGTCAACGGAATAACCTTAAAGACTGGTTATACAACACCAGATATAGAAGAAGCAGAGATAAAAAGAGAGGTAATAAAACAATCTCAGAAATCTTATATCTTAGCTGACTTCAATAAATTCGGAAAGACCTCTTTCGTTTCATTTGCCCAACTAAAAGAATGTACAATAATAACAGATAAGCTTCCCCCAGAGGAGTATCGAAAAAAAACTAAAATAAAGGAGTGTTAG
- the ptsP gene encoding phosphoenolpyruvate--protein phosphotransferase translates to MRKFIKGIDASPGVAIGKVYLHKEIELVINTGDIEDTEKEKERLITSRDKSKEQLTEIRKKTAVKLGEDKAAIFDGHITLLEDEDLFDEVVELIEDEEISAENALSRGIESYCEMLGNLEDEYLRERAADLRDIGNRWLHNLLGHDIGDLSSLEPNTVIIAKDLTPSDTAQIDLENVLAFVTEIGGRTAHSSIMARSLEIPAVVGTGDVCSHVEGGETIIVDATTGDIIIHPYDEEISQYEKKREAFIAEKEELKMLIDKEAVSIDGVKANMWGNIGSPNDVAGLHRNGAEGIGLYRTEFLFMNNDRFPTEDEQFEAYKTVVESLEGKPVTIRTMDIGGDKALSYMDLPKEENPFLGWRALRVCLDRKDILKTQFRALLRASAFGYVKIMLPMIISLVEVRQAKVILEECKTELREEGIKFDEDIQFGIMVETPAVAMRAKHFAREVDFFSIGTNDLTQYTLAVDRGNENIAHLYDPFNPAVLQAIKMAIDGAHEEGITISMCGEFAGDEKATPVLLGMGLDAFSMSAISIPRVKKNIMKLNKKECESLVEKLLDMGTAEEIKMVLEEFISNK, encoded by the coding sequence ATGAGAAAATTTATCAAAGGAATAGATGCTTCCCCGGGAGTTGCGATAGGTAAGGTATACCTTCATAAAGAAATAGAGCTAGTGATCAATACTGGAGATATAGAGGATACAGAAAAAGAAAAAGAAAGACTAATCACTTCTAGAGACAAATCAAAAGAACAGCTTACTGAGATAAGAAAAAAGACTGCTGTTAAATTAGGAGAAGACAAGGCAGCTATTTTTGATGGTCATATTACTCTTTTAGAAGATGAGGATCTATTTGACGAAGTTGTAGAACTTATAGAAGATGAGGAAATCTCTGCAGAGAATGCTTTGTCACGTGGGATAGAATCTTATTGTGAAATGCTCGGAAACCTTGAAGACGAGTACCTTAGAGAAAGAGCTGCAGATTTGAGAGATATAGGTAACAGATGGCTGCACAATTTATTGGGACATGATATAGGAGACCTTAGTTCACTAGAGCCTAATACAGTTATCATAGCCAAAGACCTTACCCCTTCTGACACTGCTCAGATTGACCTTGAAAATGTCCTAGCATTTGTTACAGAGATAGGTGGAAGAACAGCTCACTCATCTATCATGGCCAGATCATTAGAAATCCCTGCCGTTGTAGGAACTGGAGATGTATGTAGTCATGTAGAAGGCGGAGAGACTATCATAGTAGATGCCACTACAGGAGATATAATAATCCATCCTTATGATGAGGAGATCTCTCAATACGAAAAGAAAAGAGAAGCTTTTATAGCTGAAAAAGAAGAACTTAAAATGCTTATAGATAAAGAGGCCGTTTCTATTGACGGTGTAAAAGCCAATATGTGGGGAAATATAGGAAGTCCAAATGATGTAGCAGGACTGCACAGAAATGGTGCCGAAGGAATCGGACTTTACAGAACTGAATTTCTTTTCATGAATAACGATAGATTTCCTACTGAGGATGAACAGTTTGAAGCATATAAAACTGTTGTAGAATCACTTGAAGGTAAGCCTGTAACAATCAGAACTATGGATATTGGCGGAGATAAGGCTCTTAGCTATATGGATCTTCCAAAAGAAGAAAATCCATTTTTAGGATGGAGAGCACTAAGAGTATGTCTAGACAGAAAAGATATATTAAAAACTCAGTTTAGAGCACTTCTCAGAGCATCTGCTTTTGGATATGTTAAAATCATGCTTCCTATGATAATCTCTCTTGTTGAAGTGAGACAAGCAAAAGTTATTTTAGAAGAGTGTAAGACAGAATTAAGAGAAGAAGGAATAAAATTTGACGAAGATATTCAGTTCGGTATAATGGTAGAAACTCCTGCCGTTGCCATGAGAGCTAAACATTTTGCAAGAGAGGTTGATTTCTTCTCTATCGGTACAAATGACCTCACTCAGTATACTCTTGCTGTAGACAGAGGAAATGAAAATATTGCACATCTGTATGATCCATTTAATCCTGCTGTACTTCAGGCGATAAAAATGGCTATTGACGGAGCTCATGAAGAGGGTATCACAATATCTATGTGTGGTGAATTTGCCGGAGATGAAAAAGCTACTCCAGTTTTATTAGGAATGGGACTAGATGCATTTTCAATGTCTGCCATTTCTATACCTAGAGTAAAGAAAAACATTATGAAATTAAATAAAAAAGAATGCGAATCTTTAGTTGAAAAACTTTTGGATATGGGTACTGCTGAAGAGATAAAAATGGTTCTCGAAGAGTTTATTTCAAATAAATAA
- a CDS encoding HPr family phosphocarrier protein has protein sequence MVSRTVEIKNETGLHTRPGNEFVTMAKTFDSKVEVENEAGKVVKATSLLKVLSLGIKKGAKITVHAEGSDADEAVEKLATLLANLRD, from the coding sequence ATGGTAAGCAGAACGGTGGAGATTAAAAATGAAACTGGTTTACATACAAGACCTGGTAATGAATTCGTAACTATGGCAAAAACTTTCGATTCAAAGGTAGAGGTTGAAAATGAAGCTGGTAAAGTTGTAAAGGCAACATCTCTTCTAAAAGTTCTTTCTCTTGGTATAAAAAAAGGAGCTAAAATAACTGTTCACGCTGAAGGATCAGACGCTGATGAAGCTGTTGAAAAACTAGCAACTCTTTTAGCAAACTTAAGAGACTAA
- a CDS encoding alpha-hydroxy-acid oxidizing protein, whose translation MELREVRSNARGKMKGFCNLCTECNGVWCAGQVPGMGGAGTGESFKRSFEKLKNIKLSMKTLHSATNPNTSFSIFGEKLSIPVITAPITGTKFNMGGSVTDEEYINDVVFGSIDAGTIAMIGDTGDSSCYVHGIEALKKSKGKGIAIIKPRENSEIIYRIKMAEEAGALAVGVDIDGAGLVTMKLFGQPVGPKTPEELKELIESTELPFIVKGVLSVEEAKICVKAGASAIVVSNHGGRVLNHTLAPCEVLKDIVKAVGDDIIVLADGNVREGADVIKYIALGAKGVLIGRPVIWGSIGGRQEGVKTILETIKSQLYQGMILTGSHSIEAIDKDKIIL comes from the coding sequence ATGGAACTAAGAGAAGTAAGATCAAACGCTAGAGGGAAGATGAAGGGGTTTTGTAATTTATGTACCGAGTGCAACGGGGTTTGGTGTGCTGGTCAAGTTCCGGGAATGGGAGGAGCAGGAACAGGAGAATCTTTCAAGAGAAGCTTTGAAAAATTGAAGAATATAAAATTGTCCATGAAAACTCTTCACAGTGCAACAAATCCGAACACTTCTTTTTCTATTTTTGGTGAAAAATTATCCATTCCTGTTATAACAGCTCCTATCACAGGAACAAAATTTAACATGGGTGGAAGTGTAACTGATGAAGAATATATAAATGATGTTGTATTTGGGTCTATAGATGCAGGAACAATAGCCATGATAGGAGATACCGGGGATTCGAGCTGCTATGTACATGGTATAGAGGCCCTGAAAAAATCAAAAGGAAAAGGAATAGCCATAATAAAACCCAGAGAAAATAGTGAGATTATCTACAGAATAAAAATGGCAGAAGAAGCAGGTGCTTTGGCTGTAGGTGTTGATATAGATGGAGCTGGACTTGTGACAATGAAACTTTTCGGTCAGCCTGTAGGCCCTAAAACTCCGGAAGAGTTAAAAGAGCTTATTGAATCTACAGAGCTTCCTTTTATAGTAAAGGGTGTTCTTTCAGTGGAAGAAGCTAAGATTTGTGTAAAGGCAGGAGCTTCAGCAATAGTAGTTTCAAACCACGGAGGGCGAGTCTTAAACCATACTCTGGCTCCATGTGAAGTTTTAAAAGATATAGTCAAAGCTGTAGGAGATGATATTATAGTTCTTGCTGACGGAAATGTCAGAGAGGGAGCTGATGTCATAAAGTACATAGCATTAGGTGCTAAAGGAGTTCTTATAGGAAGACCGGTGATATGGGGATCTATAGGGGGTAGACAGGAAGGTGTAAAAACTATACTGGAAACTATAAAATCTCAGCTTTATCAGGGAATGATTCTGACAGGTTCACATAGTATAGAGGCTATAGATAAAGACAAAATAATATTATAA
- a CDS encoding PPC domain-containing DNA-binding protein, producing the protein MESIKIHCVRLNKGDDIKNFITNYLAEKSIQAGVVLSSVGCVINGRIRLADGKSIRELEERLEIISINGTLSPDGNHLHISYSDVKGNVFGGHLVEGNIINTTCELVIGEFSQYSFKRNFDKKTGYKEIEITKGE; encoded by the coding sequence GTGGAAAGTATAAAAATACACTGCGTCAGATTAAATAAGGGAGATGATATAAAAAATTTCATAACTAATTATTTGGCAGAAAAAAGTATCCAGGCAGGAGTGGTACTATCCTCTGTAGGTTGCGTTATAAATGGAAGAATAAGACTGGCAGATGGAAAAAGTATAAGAGAATTAGAAGAAAGGTTAGAGATTATATCTATCAACGGCACCCTTTCTCCAGACGGAAACCATCTTCATATCTCTTACAGTGATGTGAAAGGGAATGTCTTTGGAGGACACCTAGTTGAAGGAAATATAATAAATACAACATGTGAACTTGTTATAGGGGAGTTCAGCCAGTATTCTTTTAAGAGGAATTTTGACAAAAAAACAGGATACAAAGAAATCGAGATAACAAAAGGGGAGTGA
- the fabV gene encoding enoyl-ACP reductase FabV, with protein sequence MVIKPKIKGSLALNCHPVGCKEEVLNQIKYVENSKKYKGAKKVLIIGASSGYGLATRISLAFGGSDSDTIGVSFEREGSKRKVGSAGWYSNIWFREEAEKKGLIAKNILGDAFSHNMKEEVIKYIKEEFGGKIDLLVYSLASGMRTDPDTNKIYKSNLRPQGESLTGFTFNVEKESMEEVTLSPATEEDLTNTVKVMGGEDWELWVKALIEANVVSEGFKTMAYSYIGPAVMEGIYRHGTIGSAKEHLEKTARDLDEVLKDEKSGEAYVAVNKAIVTKASAYIPIFPLYASALMRVMEEKGIEENAIEHTHRLFADMVYGDKPEFDSEKRMRPDSWELRDDVQEEVLEIYKKVTENNFKELTDFDKYKTEFLKLNGFKVEGVNYEEDVDLEELSKLKP encoded by the coding sequence ATGGTTATAAAGCCTAAAATCAAGGGAAGTCTTGCACTTAACTGCCATCCTGTAGGATGTAAAGAGGAAGTTTTAAATCAGATAAAATATGTGGAAAATTCTAAAAAATACAAGGGTGCCAAAAAAGTACTGATAATCGGTGCCTCATCAGGATACGGACTGGCCACAAGGATATCTTTGGCTTTCGGAGGTTCAGATTCCGATACTATAGGGGTTTCCTTCGAAAGAGAGGGTTCAAAGAGAAAAGTAGGAAGTGCCGGATGGTACAGTAATATCTGGTTTAGAGAAGAAGCAGAGAAAAAAGGTCTTATTGCAAAAAATATCCTCGGTGATGCTTTTTCCCACAACATGAAAGAAGAAGTAATAAAATATATAAAAGAGGAATTCGGAGGAAAGATAGACCTTCTGGTTTATTCTCTGGCCTCTGGTATGAGAACTGATCCTGACACAAACAAAATCTATAAGTCAAATCTCAGACCTCAGGGGGAGTCACTCACTGGATTTACTTTTAATGTGGAAAAAGAAAGTATGGAAGAGGTAACTCTATCTCCTGCCACAGAAGAGGACCTTACCAATACCGTAAAAGTAATGGGAGGAGAAGACTGGGAGCTATGGGTAAAGGCCCTTATAGAAGCAAATGTTGTCTCTGAAGGATTTAAAACCATGGCTTACTCCTATATAGGCCCTGCTGTAATGGAGGGAATTTATAGACATGGAACTATCGGTTCTGCCAAAGAACATCTTGAAAAAACTGCACGTGACCTTGATGAAGTTTTAAAAGATGAAAAATCAGGAGAGGCCTATGTAGCTGTAAACAAGGCAATCGTAACAAAGGCCAGCGCCTATATACCTATATTTCCATTGTATGCCTCTGCACTTATGAGAGTCATGGAGGAAAAAGGTATCGAAGAAAATGCCATTGAGCACACTCACCGACTCTTTGCAGACATGGTTTACGGAGATAAACCAGAATTTGATTCTGAAAAAAGAATGAGACCGGATTCTTGGGAGCTTAGAGACGATGTGCAAGAAGAGGTTCTAGAGATCTATAAAAAAGTTACAGAAAACAATTTTAAAGAACTTACAGATTTTGATAAATATAAGACTGAATTTTTAAAATTAAACGGCTTTAAGGTTGAAGGAGTCAATTACGAAGAAGATGTCGATCTAGAAGAACTGTCAAAACTTAAACCTTAA
- a CDS encoding DUF2156 domain-containing protein: MEWKNIELDDRERLNEFLLGRFQTGDLTFTNLFIWRIGKNLKYKINDDILYIKGTEDKSEFYYIPLPKHGDFRKIKKQISELLKVNTVIRAVPEGVRILLEDYFSFQEERDRFDYLYKVEKLIELKGRKFHNKKNQVNRFEKIYDFSYEKIDSTNIKEVMDFEDKWCQDRECSIYKGLDKESLGIREIFENYESLYLKGGLLRVQGDIVAFSIGEEITPNTGLIHIEKGDIKYQGVYQEMNKIFLKKEFSHLEYVNREEDLGIDGIKKAKESYNPAMLLKKYIITGEKDLKIEKSVKKC, encoded by the coding sequence ATGGAATGGAAAAATATCGAGTTAGACGACAGAGAAAGACTCAATGAATTTTTACTAGGAAGGTTTCAGACAGGTGACCTTACCTTTACAAACCTTTTTATATGGAGAATAGGAAAAAATCTAAAATACAAAATCAATGACGATATATTATATATAAAAGGAACTGAAGATAAAAGTGAATTTTATTATATCCCGCTACCTAAACATGGGGATTTCAGAAAAATAAAAAAACAAATATCAGAGCTCTTAAAAGTCAATACAGTGATACGTGCTGTTCCTGAGGGAGTGAGAATACTTCTTGAAGATTACTTTTCATTTCAAGAGGAAAGAGACAGATTTGATTACCTTTATAAGGTGGAAAAACTTATAGAGTTAAAAGGAAGAAAATTTCACAATAAAAAAAACCAGGTAAACAGATTTGAAAAAATATATGATTTTTCATATGAAAAAATAGACAGTACAAATATAAAAGAGGTAATGGACTTTGAAGACAAATGGTGTCAAGACAGAGAATGCAGTATCTATAAGGGGCTAGACAAAGAAAGCCTTGGGATAAGAGAAATCTTTGAAAATTATGAATCTCTTTATCTCAAGGGGGGACTTCTTAGGGTGCAGGGAGATATAGTCGCTTTTTCCATAGGAGAAGAGATTACACCAAATACAGGGCTCATACATATAGAAAAAGGAGATATAAAATACCAAGGAGTATATCAGGAGATGAACAAAATTTTTCTAAAAAAAGAATTTTCACATCTAGAATATGTAAACAGAGAGGAGGATCTAGGTATAGACGGAATCAAAAAAGCAAAAGAATCCTACAACCCTGCAATGTTATTAAAAAAATATATAATTACAGGTGAAAAAGATCTCAAAATTGAAAAATCAGTCAAAAAATGTTAA
- a CDS encoding type I phosphomannose isomerase catalytic subunit has product MYPLKFKKCFIEKIWGGRAFESVLDIKLPENKKIGELWEVSSHKNGMSYVENGDLAGKSLEELMESSGEELLGKEVYNRFKGKFPVLIKYLDVNDRLSVQVHPSDEYALRVEKEFGKSEAWYIIDASPDAKLIMGLKEGMTKEEFTEKAKAGNFEDMFNIISVNKGDCIYVKPGLVHASLEGSVVICEVQQNSDTTYRIYDFDRVTDGKKRELHIDKAADVINFDEHPEITTVDTRKSIRLEGAVKEEVVRCQYFNIDRLQVEGVYDDQVSPSFRVYSILEGEGKIVHSGKEYSAKKGDTYFIPAGLDVSIEGKLDILKSFL; this is encoded by the coding sequence ATGTATCCGTTAAAATTTAAAAAATGTTTTATCGAAAAAATATGGGGGGGAAGAGCCTTTGAAAGCGTCCTCGATATAAAGCTTCCTGAAAATAAAAAAATAGGTGAGTTGTGGGAAGTAAGTTCTCATAAAAACGGGATGTCTTATGTTGAAAATGGAGATTTAGCAGGTAAAAGCCTCGAAGAACTAATGGAGAGTTCAGGTGAAGAACTTCTAGGAAAAGAAGTCTATAACAGGTTTAAGGGAAAATTTCCTGTTCTTATAAAGTATCTTGATGTAAATGACAGACTTTCTGTACAGGTTCATCCTAGTGACGAATACGCCCTGAGAGTAGAAAAAGAATTCGGTAAGTCTGAAGCTTGGTATATAATAGATGCCAGCCCTGATGCCAAACTTATAATGGGACTTAAGGAAGGAATGACAAAAGAAGAGTTTACAGAAAAAGCCAAGGCTGGAAACTTTGAAGATATGTTTAATATAATATCAGTAAATAAAGGTGACTGCATCTATGTGAAACCAGGTCTAGTTCATGCAAGTCTAGAGGGGTCTGTAGTGATCTGTGAAGTTCAGCAAAATTCAGACACCACGTACAGAATATATGACTTTGACAGGGTGACAGACGGAAAGAAGAGAGAACTTCATATAGACAAGGCAGCAGATGTTATAAATTTTGATGAACATCCAGAGATAACCACTGTAGATACCAGAAAAAGTATCAGACTAGAAGGGGCAGTGAAGGAAGAGGTAGTTAGATGCCAGTACTTTAATATTGACAGACTTCAAGTAGAAGGAGTCTATGATGACCAGGTGAGTCCGAGTTTTAGAGTATACTCCATCCTTGAGGGCGAGGGTAAGATTGTTCACTCTGGAAAAGAGTATTCTGCTAAAAAGGGGGATACATATTTTATTCCGGCAGGACTAGATGTGAGTATAGAGGGAAAATTGGATATACTGAAATCCTTTCTGTAA
- a CDS encoding GntR family transcriptional regulator: MLTKHEEIEKFILNGVIKGNYKPDEKVPSENQLAESFSVSRMTARKALDTLVTKGYLYKIKGKGTYVKDRENRDIIYLDEMIGFTKRVRRTGKVPRTDVKAFELIKPSEDIAARLGITTKDDVYYIERIRNIDNEPVILEVTYMPAYISPDLTIDHVQKSKYDYLRAKGHRIEEMVKEYIPVIPESKVREDLSLDKNMTVFKIELISILEDRSIFEYTKLYYNQNKYRFLQITKNTGKSF, from the coding sequence ATGCTAACAAAACATGAAGAGATAGAAAAATTTATATTAAATGGAGTAATTAAAGGAAATTACAAACCCGATGAGAAGGTGCCTTCGGAAAATCAGCTGGCTGAAAGTTTTTCTGTAAGCAGGATGACAGCCAGAAAAGCCCTTGATACCCTGGTAACCAAGGGTTATTTATACAAGATCAAGGGTAAGGGAACCTATGTAAAAGACAGGGAGAACAGGGATATAATCTATCTAGACGAGATGATAGGTTTTACGAAAAGGGTAAGGAGAACAGGAAAAGTTCCACGAACAGACGTAAAAGCCTTTGAACTAATAAAGCCAAGTGAAGATATAGCAGCTAGGCTTGGAATTACAACTAAAGATGATGTGTATTATATCGAAAGAATCCGTAATATAGATAATGAGCCCGTTATTTTAGAGGTGACTTATATGCCTGCTTATATATCTCCTGATCTCACAATAGATCATGTACAAAAGTCAAAATATGATTACCTAAGAGCAAAAGGGCACCGGATAGAAGAGATGGTCAAAGAATATATCCCGGTAATTCCTGAATCTAAAGTAAGGGAGGATCTTTCTTTAGATAAAAATATGACTGTATTTAAAATAGAACTTATTTCTATATTAGAGGACAGGAGTATATTTGAGTATACTAAATTGTACTATAATCAAAATAAATACAGATTTCTTCAGATAACAAAAAACACCGGAAAGAGTTTTTAA